Genomic window (Leptotrichia sp. oral taxon 212):
TTTTGTACTTGATTTTATTTATATTTTCTTTTCATAATATTTGAATTTCAAAAAATGTTTTTTTATTTCAGAAATTAGCAAAAAATGCATTTAATTAAGTAAAGAGAATTTATAACAGGTGTTTTAATATTTTAAATTTTCGGCTTTTTTTAATTATGATTAGAAATTAAAATGAATTTCATGTAGAATATAAGTATTAATTAAAAATATCAATATTAATATTAAAGGTAAGGGTTTATATGGAAAAAGAAAAAAAGAGGACTGTGGATTTTAAGAAGAGGTTGAACGAAATTATAAATCAGAATGATAAAAATGGAATGTTTGAATTTAGGGAAAGGGAAACGGCATTCAGTAAAAAATATTATATAAAGTTAAAAACGGAGAATGATTTAAAGGCAACGCTGGAAAGGTTCAATCTTAATGATGATTATAGGATACTTGTTTTAGAAGTATTTGAAAAAGTGGATGAAGAAATATTTCTGGCAGTGAATTCAGAAAATACTATTCAGATAATGTATTGTATTGAAGGAAGTGCAGATATTTATTCGGAAAATGGAACAAGCTATACATTGAAAAAAGGAAATATTCTAATGTATAGGGCAAATAACAATGAGAGGTATAAATATAAATTCAGAGACAGGAAATTTAAGAAAATACTTTTCATTCTTAATGTAGATAAACTGGAGTACAGTTTTTTGAGCTCCATTAGTAACAAAGTACTGTATAACTGGAAAGAAAGGATCTTAAAATTATTTGAAAAAAATATTCTGATTCATGCAAAAACAAATTCAAAAATTGAAATTATGCTAAATCAGATTAAGAACATAGACATTAACAATATAAACGAATATATATTATTCAAGACAAAAGTTGTGGAATTTATCTCTTATATTCTGGAATTTCAGATAGGCTCATCAAATAAAGCTGATATTAGTAATGAAATAACCGCTGAAAACATTAAGGAACTTATAAATGAATATTCTGTATCCGATATTCCTTCAATAAAGGAAATATGTGAGATTACAGGAATGAGTAACTATCACCTTCAGGCAATTTTCAAGGAAGTGGAAGGAATAACAATTTTTCAGTATATTCAGAAAATAAAAATGAATTATGCAAAATTTTTATTGGATACATCATCGAAGAAAAATGTACTGGACATAGCGACTGAAGTGGGATATGACAGTCCGAGCAAATTTTCAATGGCTTTTAAAAAGTTTTTTGGAGTTTTGCCGAGTAAGTATAAGAAGAGTTGAGTGAAATATGGGCTCCAT
Coding sequences:
- a CDS encoding AraC family transcriptional regulator, whose amino-acid sequence is MEKEKKRTVDFKKRLNEIINQNDKNGMFEFRERETAFSKKYYIKLKTENDLKATLERFNLNDDYRILVLEVFEKVDEEIFLAVNSENTIQIMYCIEGSADIYSENGTSYTLKKGNILMYRANNNERYKYKFRDRKFKKILFILNVDKLEYSFLSSISNKVLYNWKERILKLFEKNILIHAKTNSKIEIMLNQIKNIDINNINEYILFKTKVVEFISYILEFQIGSSNKADISNEITAENIKELINEYSVSDIPSIKEICEITGMSNYHLQAIFKEVEGITIFQYIQKIKMNYAKFLLDTSSKKNVLDIATEVGYDSPSKFSMAFKKFFGVLPSKYKKS